GCTCGACGACGTCGGCGTCGTCGCCGAGGGCGGTGCGGACGCGGTCGTCGAGGTCCTCGGCACGGTCGTCGGCCGCCACCGCGATGGAGAGGTCGCGGCGCACCGGCGGCAGGACCGAGACCGGGCGGTACGGCGCGAGGTCGGCGAGTTGCGCGACGACGGCCGGGTCCGCCGACCGCAGGAGGCGGATGTCCGGGATACCCTTCAACAGCATCAACATCCGGTCGAGGCCCATGCCGAGGGCGAGCCCGGACCAGCCGGCGCCGAGGCCGGCGCGGGCGAGGACGGCCGGGTGCGCGAGGCCGCATTCGGCGACCTCGACCCACTCGCCGCGGTGCTCGACGTCGAGCTGGGCACCGTCCACTGTGTAGGGATGGCGGCGGGGTTCGAGCCGCCACCGGCGTCCCGGCAACAGGTTCTCGACGAGGGCGGCCACGAGTCGTTCGAGGTCGGTCACTTGGGTGCGGGTGATCCGCCACAGGTCGAGCTGGTGCGGGGTGCCGGTGTGCAGCCGGTCGATGCTGTCGCGGCGGTAGACGACGCCCGGGCAGACGAGCAGGACGTCGTCGGCCGGGCGAGCTGCCAGTGCTCGCAGCGCGGCCGGGACCATGGCGCTGGAATGACTGCGCAGCACGTGGTCCGCGTCGACGTAGCGGGTGTAGCGCGCGTCGCGGGTGACGTCGCCGGGGTCGTAGCCGAGGTTGTCGTAGTTGTCGGCGACGGTGACGATCCGATCGCCCGGCCACCGCCGGACTTCGGTGCGCGATCCGGCCACGGCCGCGACGGCCCGCTCGACGACGAGCTGGACGGCGTGCGGCCCGCCGGCCGGATCCGTGAGATCGCGGACGGCGAGATCGCGGGTGAGCTGCGTGGGGGTGAGTGTTTCGGGCATGACAGGACCTCCTGAGGTGAGCGGGACGGGTGAGCGAGGGCTCCCCCTGGCCCGGACACCAGGCGAGGTTCGCTGTGACCCCGAGGCGGCCGCACATGGGCGACCGTTGTCGAAGTCAGGCCTGACCGCTCAGGCGATGCCGCTCAGGCAGCGCCGACCGCGGACGTGGCACCGAAACCCCGCTGGCACCGGTGAAGGGCCAGGGGGCCGGTAAATCGGCGGTACTCCGCAACGATGGCCACGAACCCAGGGTAGCCGGGCATGTCACGCGAATTTCCCCCAGTGGCCGCGCGGACAGCCTGCAGCCGCTCCCACCCCGCGGCCGACGCTTGCCCGGCCGCGCCCGCGAAGCGCCTCACCGCGCCCGAGCCACCACCTTCCCCGCAACCAACCCCCCCACCCGTCACCCTTCCCTCACTCGCCCACCTCCCCGTCGGCCAGCTCCCGCAGCAGATCCAGATGCCCCACGTGCCGCGCCGTCTCCTGGACCACGTGGGCCACCACCCACCGGACCGTGAACTCCCCTCGCCGCCGGGTCCGGTCGTCCGGCCCCAGCCGGCGCAGCGACTTCTCCGACCGCGCCCACTCGGCCTTGTACGCCGCCACCACCGAAGCCGGCGTGTCGTCCGGAGCCAGGTCCCAGCTCGGGTCCGGCGATCCCGCCCACAGCGAGGGCAGGTCCGCTCCCCCGGCCTCGATCGACAGCCACCACCGCTCCACCGCGGTCAGGTGCTTCACCACCCCCAGCGCGCTCAGCCGCGGCGACGTCGAGAACGGCGTCGCCGCGGCCTGCGAAACCGACAGCCCCGCCAGCTTGTTCACCGCCGTCGCACGGAGGAACTGCAGGAAGTCCAGCTGAAGACGCAGCTCGTCCCACGCGAGCCGGGCGGGCCACGCACGACGCGTCTTCGAACTCGTGTTCGACATGACCGCAAAATACCCCACCGGTCCGACAAAATAGAGTGATCGGCATGTGGTGGGGACTTCTCTGCGCCCTCGGCGCCGCGATCGCGTACGGCGTCGCTTCGGTGATGCAGTCGGTCGCCGCCCAGGCGACCGTCGACAGCGGCGCCGGCGGCGTCGATCCGAAACTGCTCGTCCGAGTCCTCGGCCAGTGGAAGTTCGTGCTCGGCCTGTCGCTGGACGTCGTGGGGTTCGCCGCGCAGATCGCAGCGCTGCACGTCCTCCCGCTGTTCGTCGTGCAGGCCGCGCTCGCTGCGAGCCTCGCCGTGACCGCCGTCGCCGCCCGGTTCCTCGGCGTCCACCTCGGCAAGAGGGAGTGGGCGGCCGTGGCCGTCGTCTGCGCCGGGCTCGGCCTGCTCGGCGCGGCCGCCGAGAGCGAGGGATCCGACCCGGTCGGGCTCGGCTTCCGGCTCGGGCTGATCGGCGCGGTCGTCGTGCTGGCCGCGGCCGGGATCGTCGCGGGCAGGGCAGGCCGCCGCGTGCGGACGCCGGCGCTCGGGCTCGTCGCCGGGCTGAGCTTCGGCGTCGTCGCCATCTCCGGCCGGATCATCCCCAGCCTCGCCCCGCTGGACCTGCTCACCGACCCGGCCACCTACACCGTGGCGGTCGCGGGCGGGATGGCGATGCTGTTCTACGCGACGGCACTGCAACGCGGGAGCGTCACCACCTCGACCGCGATGATGGTGCTCGGCGAGACGATCTTCCCGTCGCTGGTCGGTGTGCTCGTCCTCGGCGACCGCACGCGGCCCGGGTTCGCGGTCGCCGCCGTCGCCGGGTTCGTCCTCGCCGTGGCCGCCGCGCTCGCGCTGGCCCGCTTCGGAGAGCCGGCGACCGAGGCAAGTGAGACGAAGCCGACCGTGTTCCCGTAACTTCTTTACTTAGACTAGCCTTACCTATCCCACGACAGGACAGGGAGGCGCGGGTGAGCACGACCGGACGGGAAGTCCTCCGCCGTTCGATCACCGGGCAACGACGACCGGTGACCCTCGCGGCGCTGCTGACGGCGTGCCACCAGGGCGGCGAAGCGCTGGTGCCGGTGGTGATCGGCGTGGTGATCGACCGGGCCGTCGCAGGTGGGTCGGTGAGCACGCTGATCTTCTGGCTGGCGGTGCTGGGCGTCCTGTTCGCCGCGCTGTCGACCAGCTACCGCCTCGGCGCCCGTTTCGGTGAACGCGCCGCCGAACGCGCTGCCCACGACCTGCGCCTCGACATCGGGCGGCGCGTGCTGCACCCCGGCGGCGGCGCCGAGACCGGCAACCTCGCGGGCGAGCTCGTCAGCATCGGGACGTCGGACGCCAAGCGGGTCGGCCAGGTCAACGGCGTCCTGCCGTTCGGCGTCGCCGGGCTGGCCGGGCTGCTGGTCAGTGCCGTCGTGCTGCTGACCATGAGTGTCCCGCTCGGCCTGCTGGTGCTGCTCGGCACACCGCCGATGCTGTACCTGGCGCACCTGATCGGCAAGCCGCTCGAACGCCGCAGTGAGGCCGAACAGGAGCGGTCCGCCTTCGCCTCGGGCGTGGCCACGGACCTCGTCGCCGGCCTGCGCGTGCTCAAGGGCGTCGGCGCCGAACGCGCCGCCGTCGACCGCTACCGCCGCACCAGCCAGGACTCGCTCCGGGCGACGTTGCGCGCGGCGCGGGCCCAGGCCTGGCACAACGGCGCGCTGCTCGCGCTGACCGGCATCTTCATCGCGGTCGTCGCGCTCGTCGGCGGGAACCTCGCGGCGGCGGGCGACATCAGCGTCGGCGACCTCGTCGCCGCGGTCGGGCTCGCGCAGTACCTGATCACTCCGTTCTCGATCTTTTCGTGGGTCAACGGCGAGCTCGCGCAGGGCCGCGCGTCGGCCGCGCGCATCGCCGACGTGCTGAACGCGCCGCCCGCCGTCGACGCCGGCGAGGCCACGATCCCGGCTCCGGCCGCGGGGCACGTCCGGCTTTCCGCGCTCGGCCGGGGCGCGCTGCGCGACGTCGGCTTCGAAGCCCGCCCGGGTGAGCTGCTCGGCGTCGTCGCCACCGACCCGGCCGCCGCGACCGACCTCCTCGACTGCCTCGGCCGCGCCGCCGACCCCGCGACCGGCTCGGTGTCGGTCGACGCGGTCGACCTGTCCACTGTGGACCCGAGCCGGGTCCGTGAGGTGGTGCTGGTGGCCGCGCACGACGCGGACCTGTTCGCCGGGACGGTCGCCGAGAACTTCGCCACCGGGCCGCTCAGCGAAGAAGCGATGTCCGCGGCCGCGGTCGACGAGGTGGCCGGCGCACTGCCCGACGGCGTCGCGACCGAAGTCACCGAACGCGGGCGGTCGCTGTCGGGCGGGCAGCGGCAGCGGGTCGCGCTCGCCCGCGCGCTCGCCGTCGACGCACCGGTGCTCGTGCTGCACGACCCGACGACCGCCGTCGACACCGTCACCGAGGCCCGGATCGCCGCGGGCCTGGCCGCACTGCGGCGCGGCCGCACGACCATCCTCGTGACCACCAGCCCGGCGCTGCTCGCCGCGGCCGACCGCGTCGTCCTCCTCGACGACGGGCGGATCGCGGGCGAAGGCAGCCACGCCGAGCTGGCCGGTCGCGCCGACTACCGGGCGGCGGTGCTGTCATGACCCACGAACTCCTCCCCGTGGCGGACGGCCGCCGGGTCCGCGCCGTCGTCGGCGAGCTCGCCGGCCGGTCGAAGGGGCGTGCCGCGGCCGCGTTCACGATGCTGGTCGCGGCCACCGCGATCGGGCTGCTCACCGCTCCCCTGCTCGGCCGGGTCGTCGACCTCGTCGCGACGCGGCGGCCGGCGGCCGACCTGGTCACGCCGGTCGTCGGGCTGGTGCTCGTCGCGGTCGCGCAGGCCATCGCGACCGCCATCGGCGTGTCACTGGTGGCGCGGCTGGGCGAAACGATCCTGGCCGAGCTGCGCGAGCGCTTCGTCGAGCGGGCGCTCGGGCTGCCGCTCGAACAGCTCGAGCGCGCCGGGTCCGGCGACCTCACCACGCGCGTGACGAACGACGTCTCGGTCGTCGCCGAAGCCGTCCGGCAGGCGCTGCCCGAGCTGGGCCGCTCGGTGCTGACGGTCGTGCTGACGCTGGGTGCGCTGGCCGTGCTCGACTGGCGGTTCCTGCTGGCCGCGCTGGTCGCCGTGCCGATCCAGCTGTGGACCGTGCGCTGGTACGTGCCGCGCGCGAAGCCGCTGTACGCGAGCCAGCGCGAGGCCGTCGGCGCGCAACAGCAGCAGCTGCTGGACACCATCGGCGGCGCGAAGACGGTCCGCGCGTTCCGGCTGGCGGACACGCACCTGGAGCGGGTGCGGCAGCGGTCGGACACGGCCGTCGGCCTGGCGCTGCGCGGGATCCGGCTGGTGACGCGGTTCTACGCGCGGCTCAACCTCGCGGAGTTCGTCGGGCTGTCCGCCGTGCTGGCCGTCGGGTTCCTGCTGGTCGGGGCGGACGCGGTGACGGTCGGCGTGGCGACGGCCGCGGCGTTGTACTTCCACAGCCTGTTCGGGCCGATCACGACCGCCCTGGCCCTGGTCGACGACGCGCAGGCGGCCGCGGCCGGCCTCGCGCGGCTGATCGGCGTCGCCGACCTGCCCGCCGAGACGTCACCCGCGCGGCCGACCCGGCCGGTGGACGCGTCGGTGAAGACGGCGGCGGCCGGCTACTCCTATGTGGACGGTCACCCGGTGCTGCGCGACATCGACCTCGGCGTCGCGCCCGGCGAGCGGGTCGCGCTGGTCGGGGCGAGCGGCGCCGGGAAGACGACGCTGGCCAAGCTGATCGCCGGGATCCACCGCCCGGACACGGGTTCGGTGGCGCTCGGCGGGGTGGCGTTGGAGGAACTCGGCCCGGAGGCCACGCGCCGGACGGTCGCGCTGATCAGCCAGGAGGTGCACGTCTTCGCCGGGCCGCTGGCCGAGGACCTCCGCCTCGCGCGCCCGTCGGCGTCCGACGCGGACCTGCGGGCGGCGCTGGCGAAGGTGGGCGCACTGTCCTGGGTGGACAGTCTGCCGTCCGGGCTGGACACGGTCGTCGGCGAGGGCGGGCACCAGCTGACGGTGACCCAGGCCCAGCAGCTCGCGCTGGTCCGGCTGGTGCTGGCCGACCCGCCGATCGCGATCCTCGACGAAGCCACGGCGGAGGCGGGCAGCGCGGGTTCGCGGGTCCTGGAGTCGGCGGCCGCGGCCGCCCTCGAAGGCCGGACGGCGCTGGTGGTGGCCCACCGCCTC
This genomic window from Amycolatopsis mongoliensis contains:
- a CDS encoding ABC transporter ATP-binding protein, which encodes MSTTGREVLRRSITGQRRPVTLAALLTACHQGGEALVPVVIGVVIDRAVAGGSVSTLIFWLAVLGVLFAALSTSYRLGARFGERAAERAAHDLRLDIGRRVLHPGGGAETGNLAGELVSIGTSDAKRVGQVNGVLPFGVAGLAGLLVSAVVLLTMSVPLGLLVLLGTPPMLYLAHLIGKPLERRSEAEQERSAFASGVATDLVAGLRVLKGVGAERAAVDRYRRTSQDSLRATLRAARAQAWHNGALLALTGIFIAVVALVGGNLAAAGDISVGDLVAAVGLAQYLITPFSIFSWVNGELAQGRASAARIADVLNAPPAVDAGEATIPAPAAGHVRLSALGRGALRDVGFEARPGELLGVVATDPAAATDLLDCLGRAADPATGSVSVDAVDLSTVDPSRVREVVLVAAHDADLFAGTVAENFATGPLSEEAMSAAAVDEVAGALPDGVATEVTERGRSLSGGQRQRVALARALAVDAPVLVLHDPTTAVDTVTEARIAAGLAALRRGRTTILVTTSPALLAAADRVVLLDDGRIAGEGSHAELAGRADYRAAVLS
- a CDS encoding ABC transporter ATP-binding protein, giving the protein MTHELLPVADGRRVRAVVGELAGRSKGRAAAAFTMLVAATAIGLLTAPLLGRVVDLVATRRPAADLVTPVVGLVLVAVAQAIATAIGVSLVARLGETILAELRERFVERALGLPLEQLERAGSGDLTTRVTNDVSVVAEAVRQALPELGRSVLTVVLTLGALAVLDWRFLLAALVAVPIQLWTVRWYVPRAKPLYASQREAVGAQQQQLLDTIGGAKTVRAFRLADTHLERVRQRSDTAVGLALRGIRLVTRFYARLNLAEFVGLSAVLAVGFLLVGADAVTVGVATAAALYFHSLFGPITTALALVDDAQAAAAGLARLIGVADLPAETSPARPTRPVDASVKTAAAGYSYVDGHPVLRDIDLGVAPGERVALVGASGAGKTTLAKLIAGIHRPDTGSVALGGVALEELGPEATRRTVALISQEVHVFAGPLAEDLRLARPSASDADLRAALAKVGALSWVDSLPSGLDTVVGEGGHQLTVTQAQQLALVRLVLADPPIAILDEATAEAGSAGSRVLESAAAAALEGRTALVVAHRLTQAAASDRIVVLDAGTVVESGTHDDLVAAGGQYAKLWAAWSGQRT
- a CDS encoding DMT family protein, with product MWWGLLCALGAAIAYGVASVMQSVAAQATVDSGAGGVDPKLLVRVLGQWKFVLGLSLDVVGFAAQIAALHVLPLFVVQAALAASLAVTAVAARFLGVHLGKREWAAVAVVCAGLGLLGAAAESEGSDPVGLGFRLGLIGAVVVLAAAGIVAGRAGRRVRTPALGLVAGLSFGVVAISGRIIPSLAPLDLLTDPATYTVAVAGGMAMLFYATALQRGSVTTSTAMMVLGETIFPSLVGVLVLGDRTRPGFAVAAVAGFVLAVAAALALARFGEPATEASETKPTVFP
- the srmL gene encoding PheS-related mystery ligase SrmL, producing MPETLTPTQLTRDLAVRDLTDPAGGPHAVQLVVERAVAAVAGSRTEVRRWPGDRIVTVADNYDNLGYDPGDVTRDARYTRYVDADHVLRSHSSAMVPAALRALAARPADDVLLVCPGVVYRRDSIDRLHTGTPHQLDLWRITRTQVTDLERLVAALVENLLPGRRWRLEPRRHPYTVDGAQLDVEHRGEWVEVAECGLAHPAVLARAGLGAGWSGLALGMGLDRMLMLLKGIPDIRLLRSADPAVVAQLADLAPYRPVSVLPPVRRDLSIAVAADDRAEDLDDRVRTALGDDADVVERVEIRQETPCAQLAPQALARLGATEDQKNLLVRITLRPLDATLSDREANVLRDRAYAALHQGSGSQSPESERGEAP
- a CDS encoding DinB family protein; this translates as MSNTSSKTRRAWPARLAWDELRLQLDFLQFLRATAVNKLAGLSVSQAAATPFSTSPRLSALGVVKHLTAVERWWLSIEAGGADLPSLWAGSPDPSWDLAPDDTPASVVAAYKAEWARSEKSLRRLGPDDRTRRRGEFTVRWVVAHVVQETARHVGHLDLLRELADGEVGE